The proteins below come from a single Eucalyptus grandis isolate ANBG69807.140 chromosome 3, ASM1654582v1, whole genome shotgun sequence genomic window:
- the LOC104438495 gene encoding boron transporter 4 isoform X1, which produces MESIRTPFRGIIQDLKGRKACYKQDWANGVCCGARILAPTTYVFFASALPVIAFGEQLSRETDGSLSTVETLASTAICGIIHSILGGQPLLILGVAEPTVIMYTYLYSFAKGQPDLGKELYLAWAGWVCTWTALLLFLLAIFNTCEIITKFTRIAGELFGMLIAVLFVQEAVKGVISEFHVPHAEDSSAERYHFQWRYVNGLLGIIFTFGLVSTALKSRRARSWPYGTGWFRSFIADYGVPLMVLIWSALAFSVPKSVPSGVPRRLYSPLPWEPASLHHWSVIKDMGRVPPAYIFAAFIPAVMVAGLYFFDHSVASQMAQQKEFNIKNPSAYHYDVLVLGLMTLLCGLIGLPPSNGVLPQSPMHTKSLAVLKRQLIRKKMVESAKECMKQKASKSEIYGKMQQVFVEMDSTPTLSVAKELKQLKDAVMGSEDEDNVDGQFAKHIDAHLPVRVNEQRVSNLLQSLLLGAAILAMPVIKQIPTSVLWGYFAYMAIDSLPGNQFWERILLLFVTPGRRYKILEGAHASFVESVPFKWMAAFTLFQVVYLLVCFGVTWIPVAGILFPLPFFLLISIREHILPKFFHPHYLHELDAAGYEEIPGNPHGRHGVSLTQGVDREYSVEENEEMDISDSEVLDEITTSRGELKLRSVSFDEKFVQVFPEDEEQPRDS; this is translated from the exons ATGGAAAGCATAAGAACTCCTTTTAGGGGGATTATACAGGACCTTAAAGGGAGGAAAGCATGTTACAAGCAAGACTGGGCCAATGGAGTTTGCTGTGGAGCTAG GATCTTGGCTCCAACTACCTATGTCTTCTTTGCATCGGCTCTTCCCGTTATTGCATTCGGCGAACAACTTAGCAGAGAAACCG ATGGAAGTCTGAGCACTGTGGAGACTCTGGCCTCGACGGCCATATGTGGCATTATACACTCAATTTTGGGAGGCCAGCCCCTGTTGATTTTAGGAGTGGCAGAGCCTACCGTTATAATGTACACTTACTTGTATAGTTTCGCCAAGGGTCAGCCTGATCTTGGGAAAGAGCTATACTTGGCCTGGGCAGGATG GGTCTGTACTTGGACTGCTCtactcctttttcttcttgcaaTTTTCAACACTTGTGAGATCATTACCAAATTCACAAGGATAGCCGGGGAGCTGTTTGGTATGTTGATTGCTGTTCTGTTCGTTCAAGAGGCAGTGAAG GGGGTAATTAGTGAATTCCACGTTCCTCATGCCGAAGACTCATCTGCAGAGCGATACCATTTCCAATGGCGGTATGTGAATGGGCTCCTTGGGATAATATTCACATTTGGCCTAGTTTCTACAGCTTTAAAAAGCAGAAGGGCAAGGAGCTGGCCCTATGGCACAG GGTGGTTCCGAAGCTTCATTGCGGATTACGGGGTTCCGTTAATGGTGTTGATTTGGTCGGCATTGGCCTTCAGCGTGCCGAAGTCAGTTCCGTCCGGAGTCCCGAGGAGGCTGTACAGTCCTCTGCCGTGGGAGCCAGCATCTTTGCATCATTGGTCAGTTATCAAG GATATGGGCAGAGTCCCTCCGGCCTACATTTTCGCTGCTTTCATACCAGCCGTGATGGTTGCCGGTCTATATTTCTTCGACCACAGCGTTGCTTCACAAATGGCTCAGCAGAAGGAGTTCAACATCAAGAATCCGTCTGCTTACCATTACGACGTACTTGTTCTCGGGCTTATG ACTTTGCTCTGTGGATTGATTGGACTTCCACCATCCAATGGCGTCCTCCCGCAGTCCCCAATGCATACTAAGAGTCTGGCAGTTCTCAAGAGACAG TTGATCAGAAAGAAGATGGTAGAGAGCGCCAAGGAATGCATGAAACAGAAGGCCAGCAAATCCGAAATATACGGAAAGATGCAGCAGGTGTTCGTCGAAATGGACTCTACTCCTACT CTATCGGTCGCCAAAGAGTTAAAGCAATTGAAGGATGCTGTTATgggaagtgaagatgaagacaaTGTGGACGGCCAATTTGCGAAGCACATTGATGCACATTTGCCCGTCAGGGTCAACGAGCAAAGAGTTAGCAACCTGTTGCAATCGCTTCTATTGGGTGCAGCGATATTAGCCATGCCCGTGATCAAGCAGATACCCACATCGGTTCTTTGGGGTTATTTCGCGTACATGGCGATCGACAGCCTTCCTGGAAACCAGTTCTGGGAGAGAATATTGCTCCTTTTCGTCACCCCAGGACGGCGATACAA GATATTGGAAGGAGCGCACGCTTCATTTGTTGAGTCTGTGCCTTTCAAGTGGATGGCTGCTTTCACGCTTTTCCAGGTCGTGTATCTTCTAGTATGTTTCGGAGTCACTTGGATACCTGTGGCCGGAATATTGTTCCCATTGCCGTTCTTTCTACTGATAAGCATAAGGGAGCACATACTTCCCAAGTTCTTCCACCCGCATTATCTTCACGAGTTGGATGCAGCCGGCTATGAAGAAATCCCTGGTAATCCACACGGCAGACATGGGGTCTCACTCACG CAGGGCGTAGATCGAGAGTATTCCGTAGAAGAGAACGAGGAAATGGACATATCTGATTCAGAAGTATTGGATGAGATTACTACTAGCAGAGGAGAATTGAAGCTTAGATCAGTAAGCTTTGATGAGAAATTCGTTCAG GTTTTTCCAGAGGATGAGGAGCAACCAAGAGATTCTTAA
- the LOC104438495 gene encoding boron transporter 4 isoform X2, whose protein sequence is MESIRTPFRGIIQDLKGRKACYKQDWANGVCCGARILAPTTYVFFASALPVIAFGEQLSRETDGSLSTVETLASTAICGIIHSILGGQPLLILGVAEPTVIMYTYLYSFAKGQPDLGKELYLAWAGWVCTWTALLLFLLAIFNTCEIITKFTRIAGELFGMLIAVLFVQEAVKGVISEFHVPHAEDSSAERYHFQWRYVNGLLGIIFTFGLVSTALKSRRARSWPYGTDYGVPLMVLIWSALAFSVPKSVPSGVPRRLYSPLPWEPASLHHWSVIKDMGRVPPAYIFAAFIPAVMVAGLYFFDHSVASQMAQQKEFNIKNPSAYHYDVLVLGLMTLLCGLIGLPPSNGVLPQSPMHTKSLAVLKRQLIRKKMVESAKECMKQKASKSEIYGKMQQVFVEMDSTPTLSVAKELKQLKDAVMGSEDEDNVDGQFAKHIDAHLPVRVNEQRVSNLLQSLLLGAAILAMPVIKQIPTSVLWGYFAYMAIDSLPGNQFWERILLLFVTPGRRYKILEGAHASFVESVPFKWMAAFTLFQVVYLLVCFGVTWIPVAGILFPLPFFLLISIREHILPKFFHPHYLHELDAAGYEEIPGNPHGRHGVSLTQGVDREYSVEENEEMDISDSEVLDEITTSRGELKLRSVSFDEKFVQVFPEDEEQPRDS, encoded by the exons ATGGAAAGCATAAGAACTCCTTTTAGGGGGATTATACAGGACCTTAAAGGGAGGAAAGCATGTTACAAGCAAGACTGGGCCAATGGAGTTTGCTGTGGAGCTAG GATCTTGGCTCCAACTACCTATGTCTTCTTTGCATCGGCTCTTCCCGTTATTGCATTCGGCGAACAACTTAGCAGAGAAACCG ATGGAAGTCTGAGCACTGTGGAGACTCTGGCCTCGACGGCCATATGTGGCATTATACACTCAATTTTGGGAGGCCAGCCCCTGTTGATTTTAGGAGTGGCAGAGCCTACCGTTATAATGTACACTTACTTGTATAGTTTCGCCAAGGGTCAGCCTGATCTTGGGAAAGAGCTATACTTGGCCTGGGCAGGATG GGTCTGTACTTGGACTGCTCtactcctttttcttcttgcaaTTTTCAACACTTGTGAGATCATTACCAAATTCACAAGGATAGCCGGGGAGCTGTTTGGTATGTTGATTGCTGTTCTGTTCGTTCAAGAGGCAGTGAAG GGGGTAATTAGTGAATTCCACGTTCCTCATGCCGAAGACTCATCTGCAGAGCGATACCATTTCCAATGGCGGTATGTGAATGGGCTCCTTGGGATAATATTCACATTTGGCCTAGTTTCTACAGCTTTAAAAAGCAGAAGGGCAAGGAGCTGGCCCTATGGCACAG ATTACGGGGTTCCGTTAATGGTGTTGATTTGGTCGGCATTGGCCTTCAGCGTGCCGAAGTCAGTTCCGTCCGGAGTCCCGAGGAGGCTGTACAGTCCTCTGCCGTGGGAGCCAGCATCTTTGCATCATTGGTCAGTTATCAAG GATATGGGCAGAGTCCCTCCGGCCTACATTTTCGCTGCTTTCATACCAGCCGTGATGGTTGCCGGTCTATATTTCTTCGACCACAGCGTTGCTTCACAAATGGCTCAGCAGAAGGAGTTCAACATCAAGAATCCGTCTGCTTACCATTACGACGTACTTGTTCTCGGGCTTATG ACTTTGCTCTGTGGATTGATTGGACTTCCACCATCCAATGGCGTCCTCCCGCAGTCCCCAATGCATACTAAGAGTCTGGCAGTTCTCAAGAGACAG TTGATCAGAAAGAAGATGGTAGAGAGCGCCAAGGAATGCATGAAACAGAAGGCCAGCAAATCCGAAATATACGGAAAGATGCAGCAGGTGTTCGTCGAAATGGACTCTACTCCTACT CTATCGGTCGCCAAAGAGTTAAAGCAATTGAAGGATGCTGTTATgggaagtgaagatgaagacaaTGTGGACGGCCAATTTGCGAAGCACATTGATGCACATTTGCCCGTCAGGGTCAACGAGCAAAGAGTTAGCAACCTGTTGCAATCGCTTCTATTGGGTGCAGCGATATTAGCCATGCCCGTGATCAAGCAGATACCCACATCGGTTCTTTGGGGTTATTTCGCGTACATGGCGATCGACAGCCTTCCTGGAAACCAGTTCTGGGAGAGAATATTGCTCCTTTTCGTCACCCCAGGACGGCGATACAA GATATTGGAAGGAGCGCACGCTTCATTTGTTGAGTCTGTGCCTTTCAAGTGGATGGCTGCTTTCACGCTTTTCCAGGTCGTGTATCTTCTAGTATGTTTCGGAGTCACTTGGATACCTGTGGCCGGAATATTGTTCCCATTGCCGTTCTTTCTACTGATAAGCATAAGGGAGCACATACTTCCCAAGTTCTTCCACCCGCATTATCTTCACGAGTTGGATGCAGCCGGCTATGAAGAAATCCCTGGTAATCCACACGGCAGACATGGGGTCTCACTCACG CAGGGCGTAGATCGAGAGTATTCCGTAGAAGAGAACGAGGAAATGGACATATCTGATTCAGAAGTATTGGATGAGATTACTACTAGCAGAGGAGAATTGAAGCTTAGATCAGTAAGCTTTGATGAGAAATTCGTTCAG GTTTTTCCAGAGGATGAGGAGCAACCAAGAGATTCTTAA
- the LOC104438496 gene encoding potassium channel AKT1 translates to MEGLMRNRGGVLCGVSLSVCGQEEMQAFSRDGSSQYSLATGILPSLGARSNRAVQLRSFIVSSLDRRYRIWENFLVLLVVYTAWASPFEFGFLKKPKPPLSIIDNVVNGFFAIDIVLTFFVAYLDKATYLLVDDPKKIAWRYTTSWFALDVISTIPSELAQKISHSPLGGYGLFNMLRLWRLRRVSALFSRLEKDRNYNYFVLRCAKLLCVTVFAVHCAGCFYYLLAARNHDPAETWMGKAILQDGLGIRYVTSLYWSITTLTTVGYGDLHPVNVREMLFDIFFMLFNLGLTAYLIGNMTNLVVHGTSRTRKFRDTIQAASSFGQRNQLPPRLQDQMLAHLCLKYRTDSEGLRQKETLDSLPKAIRSSILHYLFYNIVDRVYLFRGISNDLLFQLVSEMKDEYFPPNEDVILQNEAPTDFYILVTGAVDLLVVKNGTEQPVGEAKSGDICGEIGILCYRPQLFTVRTKRLSQLLRLNRTTFFNIIQSNVEDGTIIMNNLLQHLKDLKDPTMESILIDAENMLAHGQLDLPLSLCFATLRGDNLMLSQLLRRGLDPNESDNSGRTPLHIAASKGSENCALLLLDYGADPDSRDSEGNVPLWEAIKGGSEPVVKLLAENGANLVSGDVGQFSCTAAEQNNLDLLKEISRYGGDVTLPKSNGTTALHVAVSEDNIEIVKFLLDRGADINKPDIHGWTPRDLADQQGHEEIGILFQSIKETEMLPAIRSEPNLPHASQEKTVDAAFGQSRPRRRTSNFHNSLFGIMSAARDGEGDVLLSINHNKSANKSFVARPAIRVVVSCPEVGDVEGKLMLLPENFQELLEMARKKFGLTLLKVLTKNGAEIDDVAVIRDGDHLVFLSKEVKDDFANRNDKKVQ, encoded by the exons atgGAGGGTTTGATGCGAAACAGGGGAGGGGTGCTGTGCGGAGTGTCGCTCTCGGTGTGCGGTCAGGAGGAGATGCAGGCCTTCTCCAGAGACGGGAGCAGCCAATACAGCCTCGCCACCGGCATCTTGCCGTCCCTCGGCGCGAGGAGCAACCGCGCCGTCCAGCTCCGCAGCTTCATCGTGTCCTCCCTCGATCGTCGTTACAG GATATGGGAGAATTTCCTGGTTCTTCTGGTTGTGTACACTGCTTGGGCGTCGCCGTTCGAGTTCGGCTTCCTCAAGAAGCCAAAGCCGCCGCTGTCCATCATTGACAATGTCGTCAATGGATTCTTTGCTATCGATATCGTCCTTACCTTCTTCGTGGCTTACCTCGACAAAGCCACCTACCTACTTGTCGACGACCCGAAAAAGATTGCTTGGAGGTACACGACCTCATGGTTCGCCCTTGATGTCATATCGACCATTCCCTCCGAACTTGCTCAGAAAATCTCGCATTCACCACTCGGGGGCTATGGCCTATTCAACATGCTCCGACTTTGGCGTCTCCGAAGGGTCAGCGCCCTGTTTTCGAG ATTGGAGAAAGATAGGAACTATAACTACTTTGTGCTCCGGTGTGCAAAACTCCTCTGT GTTACTGTGTTTGCAGTCCATTGTGCAGGATGCTTCTATTATCTTCTCGCTGCTCGTAATCATGACCCGGCAGAAACTTGGATGGGGAAAGCCATTCTCCAGGATGGCTTGGGGATCCGGTATGTGACTTCGCTTTACTGGTCTATTACTACTTTAACAACGGTTGGATATGGCGATCTGCACCCGGTGAATGTGAGGGAGATGCTTTTCGACATATTCTTCATGCTTTTCAACCTCGGTTTGACGGCGTACTTGATTGGTAATATGACGAACTTGGTTGTTCACGGTACGAGTCGCACCAGAAAATTT AGGGATACAATACAAGCTGCCTCAAGTTTTGGTCAAAGGAACCAGTTGCCTCCTCGGCTACAAGATCAGATGCTTGCTCATTTGTGCCTCAAGTATAGGACAGATTCTGAGGGACTTCGGCAAAAAGAGACTCTCGATTCTCTCCCTAAAGCCATCCGATCCAGCATCTTACATTATCTTTTTTACAATATTGTCGACCGGGTGTACTTATTCCGTGGCATTTCAAATGACTTGCTCTTTCAGCTG GTCTCAGAAATGAAAGACGAGtattttcctccaaatgaagATGTGATCTTGCAAAATGAAGCACCGACAGACTTCTACATTCTCGTCACTGGTGCTGTG GATCTGCTAGTTGTTAAAAATGGAACTGAACAG CCTGTTGGAGAGGCAAAAAGTGGTGATATTTGCGGGGAGATTGGTATACTTTGCTACAGGCCACAGCTTTTCACAGTGCGGACGAAACGATTGAGCCAGCTGCTACGGCTAAATCGTACCACATTCTTCAATATAATCCAGTCAAATGTTGAAGATGGGACCATTATCATGAACAATCTCCTTCAG CACTTGAAGGACCTCAAGGATCCAACCATGGAGAGCATTCTGATTGACGCAGAGAACATGCTGGCACACGGTCAATTGGACCTGCCTCTCAGTTTATGCTTTGCCACATTGAGAGGAGACAACTTGATGTTGAGCCAACTACTGAGACGGGGCCTAGATCCTAATGAATCAGATAACAGTGGGAGGACACCTCTG CATATTGCAGCATCTAAAGGAAGCGAGAATTGTGCGCTCCTCCTTCTGGATTATGGTGCAGATCCTGATAGCCGAG ATTCAGAAGGAAATGTGCCTCTTTGGGAGGCAATAAAGGGCGGTAGTGAACCCGTGGTCAAGTTGCTAGCAGAAAATGGTGCTAATTTAGTATCTGGAGACGTGGGTCAATTTTCATGCACGGCAGCAGAACAGAATAATCTGGACTTGCTCAAGGAGATCAGTCGTTATGGTGGGGATGTTACACTTCCAAAAAGCAACGGGACCACCGCTCTTCATGTCGCTGTTTCTGAGGATAACATTGAGATAGTCAAGTTCCTCTTGGATAGAGGGGCAGACATCAACAAACCGGACATCCATGGATGGACACCCAGAGATTTAGCAGATCAACAGGGACACGAAGAGATAGGAATTCTTTTTCAATCCATAAAAGAAACTGAAATGCTGCCTGCTATTAGAAGCGAACCCAATTTGCCTCATGCATCCCAAGAAAAAACTGTGGATGCTGCTTTTGGCCAAAGCCGTCCAAGGAGGAGGACGAGTAACTTCCACAATTCCTTGTTTGGCATTATGTCAGCTGCACGTGATGGTGAGGGAGATGTGCTTTTAAGCATTAATCATAATAAATCTGCCAATAAGTCTTTTGTGGCACGACCGGCTATCCGTGTGGTTGTTAGTTGTCCTGAAGTGGGAGATGTTGAGGGGAAGCTTATGCTACTCCCCGAGAATTTTCAGGAGTTGTTGGAGATGGCACGTAAGAAATTTGGGCTTACTCTGCTCAAAGTTTTAACCAAAAATGGAGCTGAAATTGATGATGTAGCAGTTATCAGGGATGGCGACCATCTGGTTTTTTTGAGCAAGGAAGTGAAGGATGATTTTGCCAACAGAAATGACAAGAAGGTCCAATAA